From a single Flavobacterium sp. genomic region:
- a CDS encoding BadF/BadG/BcrA/BcrD ATPase family protein: MKLLVDSGSTKADWIAIDDNGKVLFTTQTLGLNPEVLDKEQIINRLDDKFDISQNKLKATHLFFYGAGCGTDRMKNHLSDIFQDYFINAKIVVHEDTYAAVYATTPKDEAAIVCILGTGSNCSYFDGNTLHQKVQSLGYIAMDDGSGNRFGRHLIRGYYFNTMPVELAKEFEEEYNLDADYIKHNLYKESNPNAYLATFAKFIIKHKNHPYCKKLIRKELKKYAKNYIMQFENCNKVPVHFIGSIAFYLKDELTEILNKYNIKIGNVLRRPIDGLIAYHILNK, translated from the coding sequence ATGAAATTATTAGTTGATAGTGGCTCTACAAAAGCCGATTGGATTGCGATAGATGATAATGGAAAAGTATTATTTACTACTCAAACCTTAGGTTTAAATCCTGAAGTTTTAGATAAAGAACAAATTATTAATCGACTTGATGATAAATTTGATATTTCGCAAAATAAGTTAAAAGCTACACACTTGTTTTTTTATGGTGCAGGTTGCGGAACAGATCGAATGAAAAATCACCTTTCCGATATTTTTCAAGATTATTTTATCAATGCTAAAATTGTGGTTCACGAAGATACATATGCTGCTGTATATGCCACCACTCCAAAAGATGAAGCGGCCATTGTATGTATTTTAGGTACTGGTTCAAATTGTAGTTATTTTGATGGTAATACATTACATCAAAAAGTACAATCTTTAGGATATATAGCTATGGATGATGGTTCTGGTAATCGATTTGGTCGTCATCTTATAAGAGGGTATTATTTTAATACCATGCCTGTTGAGTTGGCAAAAGAATTTGAAGAAGAATATAATTTAGATGCAGATTACATTAAGCATAATTTATATAAAGAATCAAATCCGAATGCGTATTTAGCCACTTTTGCAAAATTTATTATTAAGCATAAAAATCATCCTTATTGTAAGAAACTAATTCGTAAAGAATTAAAAAAGTACGCCAAAAATTACATCATGCAATTTGAAAATTGTAATAAAGTACCGGTTCATTTTATTGGTTCTATTGCATTTTATTTGAAAGACGAACTTACAGAAATTCTGAATAAATACAATATAAAAATTGGAAATGTACTTCGTAGACCTATTGATGGTTTAATTGCATATCATATCTTAAATAAATAA
- a CDS encoding methylglyoxal synthase — MEIAIIAHDGKKADMVQFLNKNKTILLKEKIKIIATGTTGARAVAAGFKVKRMLSGPLGGDAQIAARVAEGKTKMVLFFKDPNSSHAHEADINMLIRICDVHNVPLATNEATAQLLLLGLDEI; from the coding sequence ATGGAAATAGCCATTATAGCACACGACGGTAAAAAAGCCGATATGGTGCAGTTTTTAAATAAAAACAAAACCATTTTATTAAAAGAGAAAATTAAAATTATAGCAACGGGTACCACTGGGGCTCGGGCAGTAGCAGCAGGGTTTAAAGTAAAGAGAATGCTCTCAGGACCATTGGGCGGAGATGCGCAAATTGCCGCTCGCGTTGCCGAAGGAAAAACTAAAATGGTATTATTTTTTAAAGATCCTAACTCTAGTCATGCGCACGAAGCGGATATTAACATGCTAATTCGTATTTGCGATGTGCACAATGTACCGTTAGCAACTAATGAAGCCACCGCTCAATTGTTATTGTTGGGTTTAGATGAGATTTAA
- the pfkA gene encoding 6-phosphofructokinase, whose amino-acid sequence MTNSIKKIGVLTSGGDSPGMNAAIRAVVRACAYYNVECVGIYRGYQGMIEGDFKPMGPRDVKNIINKGGTILKSARSKDFRTAEGRKLAHNNLVAAGIDSFVVIGGDGSFTGAEIFNDEFGFPVIGIPGTIDNDIFGTSHTLGFDTALNTVIDAIDKIRDTANSHNRLFFVEVMGRDAGHIALNAGIGAGAEEILIPEEAFGLDRLVDSLKRSKESGKTSSIVVVSEGDKIGKNVFELKDYIEENMPEYDVRVSVLGHMQRGGSPSCFDRVLASRLGVKAVEALLEGKSNFMVGLYQDKVTLTPLEQAIKGQSEIDMELVKVSDIVSS is encoded by the coding sequence ATGACCAATTCAATTAAAAAAATAGGTGTTTTAACTTCTGGCGGAGACTCGCCGGGAATGAATGCTGCTATTAGAGCTGTAGTCAGAGCTTGTGCATACTATAATGTAGAGTGTGTAGGTATTTATAGAGGTTACCAAGGTATGATTGAAGGTGATTTTAAGCCTATGGGACCAAGAGATGTTAAAAATATTATTAATAAAGGAGGAACTATTTTAAAATCGGCTAGATCTAAAGATTTTAGAACAGCTGAAGGTAGAAAATTAGCCCATAATAATCTTGTTGCTGCAGGAATCGATTCATTTGTAGTTATTGGTGGTGATGGAAGTTTTACAGGAGCTGAAATATTTAATGATGAATTTGGTTTTCCAGTAATAGGTATTCCTGGTACAATTGATAACGATATTTTTGGAACTAGTCATACACTAGGTTTTGATACAGCACTTAACACGGTAATTGATGCTATCGATAAAATTAGAGATACAGCAAATTCTCACAATAGATTATTTTTTGTAGAAGTAATGGGAAGAGATGCTGGACACATTGCTTTAAATGCAGGTATTGGTGCCGGAGCTGAAGAAATTTTAATTCCTGAAGAAGCATTTGGTTTAGATCGATTAGTGGATTCATTAAAACGAAGTAAAGAATCTGGAAAAACATCAAGTATTGTTGTTGTTTCTGAAGGGGATAAAATAGGTAAAAATGTTTTTGAATTAAAAGATTATATCGAAGAGAATATGCCCGAATACGATGTAAGGGTTTCTGTATTAGGACACATGCAACGTGGTGGATCACCTTCGTGTTTTGATAGAGTTTTAGCATCTAGACTTGGTGTTAAAGCTGTCGAAGCTTTGTTAGAAGGAAAATCAAACTTTATGGTAGGTTTATACCAAGATAAAGTAACCTTAACTCCTTTAGAACAAGCTATTAAAGGACAAAGTGAAATTGATATGGAATTGGTTAAAGTATCCGATATTGTATCATCATAA
- a CDS encoding translocation/assembly module TamB domain-containing protein, producing the protein MGILLSLPSVQTYLGKYATDSINKSYGTNITIGKVAITPFGSVKLGDVLVLDHHKDTLFYIKKLNTSILSFKKLYDLGHPYMNNVVLHGLDVRLVNYKNEDYTNLDKFIEAFDDGSPSSGKFRMKANKMTVFNSRFQYIDHNLQTPKIVDFTKLNGKIEDFFIKGANVTTFIDKLSFNDHRGLKVEDITADFTYTKKNILLERLAMKTKHSEMKGRVELKYDRKDFADFNNKVIFDVQFDKAAIASNDLNYFYNEFGKNNMFYLDTHLVGTLNNFTTYNLKLVDKNQSEIIGTLNFQNLFGKEHQKFYMKGNFNRVVSNYENLKAIMPQILGKNLPSVLSKFGTVDISGAVELTQKIINADVLMMSQLGYLQANLAMQNIDNIDNASYQGNIKLETFDLGTLLSQNDIGKTTLDLDVNGKGFTQKLLNTAIKGKIYKFYYNGYNYQNITVDGSMKMPYYKGYFNSNDPNLKMDFDGIVDLSLKAKKYDFKTQIDYANLYALKFIDSDSISIFKGNINFKANGNSINDLAGILQVKSVSYQNNKDAYFLDDFEITSTFDAEKVRTIEINSPDIITGKIVGKYKVNQVQKMVENALGSLYANYAPNKLEKGQFIDFDLTVYDKIVEIILPEVKISENTKLEGKINGDEGQFVFDFTSPNIVVYENSIDNIKIDIDNKNPLYNAYISIDSIKNDKYKITDFNLINVTLNDTLFVRSEFKGGLKGQDSYDLNLYHTINEDKQSIVGFKKSEIKFKDYMWFINEGETTDNKIIFNKDLTDFNFEKLSLSHNDQIINFVGTMRDSTYKDFKLSFEDVDLNKITPSLDSLSFGGKVNGNITYKQDNNKYDPISNLTIDSLKINQFLLGDLDFKIEGNEYFNQFKVNSSLKQDGKEHFFLDGNVNFIGDQSSLDLQAGFEAFNLAPFGSLLGSVLSDVRGSATGRTTIGGSYSNPEIDGRLYLNNAGMRVPYLNIDYAFEKNAIVDLTEHQFSLRKIEVTDTKYNTKGVIDGTIKHEKLGDWELDLHLISDNILALDTKDSEDAYYYGTAFMKGKASITGEINALNIKVAGESEKGTSIKIPVNDEEDLGNTSFINFMTVQEFQKSLAENIAKDRRYEGIELDFNFDIDTDTDIEIILNRETGHAMKGKGYGSMQMNINTLGKFEMYGDFQVQEGEYNFKYGGVIDKKFNVEKGGTIRWDGQPMNAVLDLKATYKTMANPAVLVESASFNRKVDTNVTILLNGNLSNPQPDFNIDFPTVSSVLKSEIDYKLQDKDSRQTQAFALLATGSFVTAESTGNAAYGSLIEGASSIINGLFADSDSNLQLGLDYSQGNRLTEISDRVGVTMNTRINDRISINGKVGVPVGGVTESVIVGNLEVLIQLNEDGSLNAHVFNRENDINYVGEGIGYTQGLGLTYNVEFNTFKEMLQKIFKSNKKKDSSKSQDDLPDSEFPQEFIEFINNRKSKSQEPLKEEPIEVPEID; encoded by the coding sequence ATGGGTATACTTTTGTCGTTACCATCGGTACAAACTTATTTGGGAAAATATGCAACCGATAGTATAAATAAATCGTATGGTACTAATATTACCATTGGAAAAGTAGCTATCACACCTTTTGGAAGCGTAAAGTTGGGGGATGTTTTAGTCTTAGATCATCATAAGGACACTTTATTTTACATCAAAAAATTAAATACTTCTATTCTAAGTTTTAAAAAGTTATATGATCTGGGACATCCCTATATGAATAATGTAGTATTGCATGGTTTGGATGTGCGTTTGGTGAATTATAAAAATGAAGATTACACTAATCTAGACAAATTTATTGAGGCTTTTGATGATGGTTCGCCTTCATCGGGAAAATTTAGAATGAAAGCCAATAAAATGACAGTTTTTAACAGTCGCTTTCAGTATATTGATCATAATCTTCAAACGCCAAAAATAGTTGATTTTACAAAGCTTAATGGTAAAATTGAGGATTTCTTTATTAAAGGCGCTAATGTTACCACTTTTATCGATAAGTTATCGTTTAACGATCATAGAGGATTAAAGGTAGAGGATATTACAGCAGATTTTACCTATACCAAAAAGAATATTTTACTAGAAAGGTTAGCCATGAAAACAAAACACTCTGAGATGAAAGGAAGAGTGGAATTGAAATATGATCGAAAAGATTTTGCTGATTTTAATAATAAAGTAATTTTTGATGTTCAATTCGATAAAGCAGCCATTGCTTCTAATGATTTGAATTATTTTTATAATGAGTTTGGAAAAAACAATATGTTTTATCTTGACACGCATCTAGTAGGAACACTTAATAATTTTACGACCTATAATTTAAAGTTAGTTGATAAAAATCAGTCAGAAATTATTGGTACCCTTAACTTTCAAAATCTTTTTGGTAAAGAACATCAAAAGTTTTACATGAAAGGAAATTTTAATAGAGTAGTTTCAAATTACGAAAATTTAAAGGCTATAATGCCTCAAATTTTAGGAAAGAATCTACCTTCTGTATTGTCAAAATTTGGTACAGTAGATATTTCAGGAGCTGTAGAATTGACACAGAAAATTATCAATGCTGACGTTTTAATGATGTCTCAATTGGGGTATTTGCAAGCTAATTTAGCCATGCAAAACATTGATAACATTGATAATGCTTCTTATCAAGGAAATATTAAACTTGAAACGTTTGATTTAGGAACACTTTTAAGTCAAAATGATATTGGGAAAACTACCCTTGATTTAGATGTGAATGGAAAAGGTTTTACGCAAAAATTATTAAATACTGCTATTAAAGGGAAGATTTATAAATTCTATTACAACGGTTATAATTATCAAAATATTACAGTTGATGGTAGTATGAAAATGCCTTATTATAAAGGTTATTTTAATAGCAACGATCCAAACTTAAAAATGGATTTTGATGGAATTGTAGACTTAAGTTTGAAAGCAAAGAAATACGATTTTAAAACACAAATTGATTATGCTAATTTATATGCATTAAAATTTATAGATTCAGACTCAATTTCTATTTTTAAAGGAAATATTAACTTTAAGGCAAATGGAAATTCTATAAATGATTTAGCGGGTATCTTGCAAGTCAAAAGTGTTTCATATCAAAATAATAAAGACGCGTACTTTTTAGATGATTTCGAAATTACCTCAACTTTTGATGCAGAAAAAGTGAGAACCATTGAAATCAATTCTCCCGATATTATTACAGGAAAAATTGTTGGAAAATATAAAGTGAATCAAGTACAGAAAATGGTTGAAAATGCACTGGGAAGTTTGTATGCTAATTATGCTCCAAATAAGTTAGAAAAAGGACAGTTCATTGATTTTGATTTGACAGTTTACGATAAAATTGTCGAGATAATTTTGCCCGAAGTAAAAATATCTGAAAACACCAAATTAGAAGGTAAAATTAATGGCGATGAAGGACAATTTGTTTTCGATTTTACATCTCCAAACATTGTAGTTTATGAAAATTCGATAGATAATATTAAAATTGATATTGATAATAAAAATCCTTTATATAACGCTTATATTTCGATTGATTCTATTAAAAATGATAAATATAAAATTACTGATTTTAATTTGATTAATGTAACGCTTAATGATACGTTGTTTGTGCGTTCTGAGTTTAAAGGTGGACTAAAGGGGCAGGATAGCTATGATTTGAATTTATATCATACTATTAATGAAGACAAACAATCTATTGTTGGCTTTAAAAAATCTGAAATTAAATTTAAAGATTATATGTGGTTTATTAATGAAGGGGAAACTACAGATAATAAAATTATATTTAATAAAGATCTTACCGATTTCAACTTTGAAAAATTAAGTTTATCGCACAACGATCAAATAATTAATTTTGTAGGAACAATGAGAGATTCTACCTATAAAGATTTTAAATTATCTTTTGAAGATGTTGATTTAAATAAAATTACACCTTCTTTAGATAGTTTGTCATTTGGAGGAAAGGTTAATGGAAATATTACTTACAAGCAGGATAACAATAAATATGATCCTATTTCCAATCTTACCATCGATAGTTTAAAAATTAATCAGTTTTTATTGGGCGATTTAGACTTTAAAATTGAAGGAAACGAATATTTTAATCAATTTAAAGTCAATTCAAGTTTGAAGCAAGATGGTAAAGAACACTTTTTCTTAGATGGAAATGTAAATTTTATTGGAGATCAATCTAGTTTGGATTTACAAGCTGGTTTTGAAGCCTTTAATTTGGCACCTTTTGGTTCACTTTTAGGAAGTGTTTTATCAGATGTTAGAGGTAGTGCAACTGGTAGAACTACTATTGGAGGGTCATATTCTAATCCTGAAATTGATGGGCGATTATATCTTAACAATGCAGGCATGCGTGTGCCATATCTTAATATCGATTATGCGTTTGAAAAAAATGCAATTGTAGATTTAACAGAACATCAATTTAGCTTGCGGAAAATTGAAGTAACAGATACAAAATACAATACTAAAGGAGTAATTGATGGTACTATTAAGCATGAAAAATTAGGTGATTGGGAATTGGATTTACATTTAATTTCTGATAATATTTTAGCCTTAGATACTAAAGATTCTGAAGATGCGTACTATTATGGTACCGCTTTTATGAAAGGTAAAGCCAGTATTACAGGAGAAATAAATGCTTTAAATATTAAAGTGGCTGGTGAATCTGAAAAAGGAACCTCAATTAAAATTCCTGTAAATGATGAAGAAGATTTAGGAAATACTTCTTTTATTAATTTTATGACGGTTCAAGAGTTTCAAAAATCTCTTGCTGAAAATATAGCTAAAGATAGACGATATGAAGGAATTGAACTTGATTTTAATTTTGATATTGACACTGATACAGATATTGAAATCATACTGAATAGAGAAACAGGACATGCCATGAAAGGCAAAGGGTATGGTTCAATGCAAATGAATATCAACACACTCGGTAAATTTGAAATGTATGGCGATTTTCAAGTACAAGAAGGAGAATACAATTTTAAATACGGTGGTGTAATTGATAAAAAATTTAATGTTGAAAAAGGCGGTACAATTCGTTGGGATGGACAACCAATGAATGCGGTTTTAGATTTAAAAGCAACCTATAAAACAATGGCTAATCCTGCAGTTTTAGTAGAAAGTGCTTCGTTTAATAGAAAGGTAGATACAAATGTGACTATTTTACTGAATGGAAATTTAAGTAATCCGCAACCCGACTTCAATATTGATTTTCCAACTGTAAGTTCAGTATTGAAAAGCGAAATAGATTATAAATTACAAGATAAAGATTCACGACAAACACAAGCTTTTGCTTTATTAGCAACCGGTTCATTTGTAACCGCAGAATCTACAGGTAACGCAGCCTATGGATCATTAATTGAAGGAGCAAGTTCTATAATTAATGGACTTTTTGCCGATAGCGATAGTAACTTACAATTAGGGTTAGATTATTCACAAGGTAATCGATTAACAGAGATTTCAGATAGAGTAGGTGTAACCATGAATACTCGAATAAATGACCGAATTTCGATAAATGGTAAAGTTGGAGTTCCAGTGGGTGGTGTAACCGAATCTGTTATTGTTGGTAATTTAGAGGTATTAATTCAGCTTAATGAAGATGGTTCATTAAATGCTCACGTATTTAATAGAGAAAACGATATTAATTATGTTGGAGAAGGTATTGGATACACACAAGGACTTGGACTTACTTATAACGTAGAATTTAATACGTTCAAAGAAATGTTGCAAAAAATATTCAAAAGCAACAAGAAAAAAGATTCATCTAAATCTCAAGATGATTTACCCGATTCTGAGTTCCCTCAAGAATTTATAGAATTCATAAATAACAGAAAATCTAAATCACAAGAACCACTTAAAGAGGAACCTATTGAGGTTCCAGAAATCGATTAA
- a CDS encoding putative LPS assembly protein LptD, with amino-acid sequence MTLQKVSQIFTKILLKALHTKLFHIVFSVIFLTLGTTSVFSQENPALNTVTLSKSDLKKVKDSTSTTVDTTKKNKPFLDGVVNMKSKDYEKLDQKKKTVTLHNEAEIYYTDFELKAGRIVLDYEKNLVYAGRLKDSAGNYIQRPVFKQGDNVVEPDSIIFHTKSKRAKVWNSRTNQGELFIKSEISKKENDSVYFMKNARLTTSENIDDPEYYFLVKRVKFVPKKKVVMNSTQMFIADVPTPIWLPFGYFPMSEKSTSGFIMPTPGQNNQQGYFLQNGGYYFALSDNYDLAVLGDYYTNGSYGLRAETSYAKRYKFNGRANIRFENNIQSEKGFPDYLKSRQYNIQWSHSQDSKASPNSRFSASVNLGSSQYYRQSVNLNNIGSTINNNLSSSVSYSKTFQTVPQVNMSLSATHSQNTNTQQIDMTLPTFQASVDRIFPFAKGDGVKKGIIKNISFQYNIRGENRIKTTDSLFFKPQMFRDARTGFQHSIPISTNFKVFKHFSVTGSANYNEVWTLNTIEKYYSATENKVVTVDKNGFESFRTYNFNVGIGTTVYGTFNFGEGKKIEAIRHVVRPNISYGYTPSFDQYFERYALDASGINFSNYTKFDNGLFGSPSNSISNAMNFSISNTFEAKVKDKESKKGETKKVILLNNLNFSTRYDFNADSLKLKEISVSGGTQLFKQKMNINFAAVLDPYAIDNSGKRIEKFNIDNGGSLFRLPRANVTLNYSFSSADGKDSSKKSDQNVQNGGREDDLFGVGTDLSDNKQSLFGKDKKEDEKGTNSEWYNTKLPWDLRIAYSMNYNNSNRQDEIASHSLMASGNIELAPRWKVGFSSGYDFVQKGVTFTQLRFERDLESWRMSFNWVPFGTNTYWGFFIGISSSILSDIKYDKRQLPDRVFRQ; translated from the coding sequence TTGACACTTCAAAAAGTAAGCCAAATTTTTACAAAAATACTATTAAAAGCATTGCATACAAAGTTATTTCATATCGTTTTTTCAGTAATTTTTCTAACATTAGGAACCACCTCTGTTTTTTCACAAGAAAACCCTGCTTTAAATACGGTTACTTTATCAAAGTCTGACCTAAAAAAGGTGAAAGACTCTACATCTACTACGGTTGACACTACAAAAAAAAACAAACCTTTTTTGGATGGAGTGGTTAATATGAAATCGAAAGATTACGAAAAATTAGACCAAAAGAAAAAAACAGTTACTCTTCATAACGAAGCCGAAATTTACTACACCGATTTTGAATTAAAAGCTGGGAGAATTGTTTTAGACTATGAAAAAAATTTAGTGTATGCTGGTAGATTAAAAGATTCGGCTGGAAATTACATACAAAGGCCCGTATTTAAACAAGGGGATAACGTTGTAGAACCCGATTCAATTATTTTTCATACCAAATCAAAACGAGCTAAAGTTTGGAACTCAAGAACCAATCAAGGAGAATTATTTATAAAATCTGAGATTTCTAAAAAAGAAAATGACTCGGTTTATTTTATGAAAAATGCACGCCTTACCACCTCAGAAAATATTGATGATCCAGAATATTATTTTTTAGTAAAACGAGTAAAATTTGTGCCAAAAAAGAAAGTGGTAATGAATTCTACTCAAATGTTCATTGCTGATGTTCCTACCCCAATATGGTTGCCTTTTGGTTATTTTCCTATGTCTGAAAAAAGCACCTCTGGATTCATAATGCCTACACCTGGACAAAATAATCAACAAGGTTATTTTTTACAAAATGGAGGGTATTATTTTGCGTTAAGTGATAATTATGATTTAGCCGTTTTAGGAGATTACTATACTAATGGAAGTTACGGTTTACGAGCCGAAACAAGCTATGCCAAACGCTACAAATTTAATGGTAGGGCTAATATTCGATTCGAAAATAATATTCAAAGTGAAAAAGGTTTTCCCGATTATTTAAAATCAAGACAATACAACATACAATGGTCGCATAGTCAAGATTCTAAAGCTTCCCCGAATTCAAGATTTTCTGCCTCTGTAAATTTAGGAAGTAGTCAATATTACCGCCAATCTGTAAATTTAAATAATATTGGTTCAACCATAAATAACAATTTAAGTTCCTCAGTTTCTTATTCAAAAACGTTTCAAACGGTTCCACAAGTAAACATGTCATTGTCTGCAACCCATTCTCAAAATACGAATACGCAACAAATCGACATGACACTTCCAACGTTTCAAGCAAGTGTAGATCGTATTTTTCCTTTTGCTAAGGGCGATGGTGTTAAAAAAGGAATCATTAAAAACATTAGTTTTCAATACAACATTAGAGGAGAAAATAGAATTAAAACTACTGATTCGTTATTTTTTAAGCCACAAATGTTTAGAGATGCGCGAACTGGATTTCAACATTCTATTCCAATTAGTACTAATTTTAAAGTATTCAAACATTTTAGTGTAACTGGAAGTGCGAATTACAATGAAGTATGGACTTTAAACACTATTGAAAAGTATTATAGTGCCACGGAAAACAAAGTAGTTACAGTAGATAAAAACGGTTTTGAATCGTTTAGAACTTATAATTTTAATGTAGGTATTGGAACTACCGTTTATGGTACATTTAATTTTGGCGAAGGCAAAAAAATTGAAGCAATCCGACATGTTGTTCGACCAAATATTTCGTATGGTTATACTCCAAGTTTTGATCAATATTTTGAAAGATATGCATTAGATGCTTCGGGAATAAATTTTTCTAATTATACCAAATTTGATAATGGCCTATTTGGTTCACCTTCAAACAGTATTTCAAATGCTATGAACTTTTCGATCAGCAATACTTTTGAAGCTAAAGTAAAAGATAAAGAAAGTAAAAAAGGAGAAACTAAAAAGGTAATACTTTTAAACAACTTAAATTTTTCAACACGTTATGATTTTAATGCCGATTCTTTAAAGTTAAAAGAAATATCTGTTAGTGGTGGAACACAATTATTTAAACAAAAGATGAACATCAATTTTGCTGCCGTATTAGACCCTTATGCAATAGATAATTCAGGAAAAAGAATTGAAAAGTTCAATATTGATAATGGCGGGAGTTTGTTTCGATTACCAAGAGCAAATGTTACTTTAAATTATAGTTTTTCAAGTGCTGATGGTAAAGATAGCAGCAAAAAATCAGATCAGAATGTTCAAAATGGTGGTCGCGAAGATGATTTATTTGGCGTAGGAACAGATTTAAGTGATAACAAACAAAGTCTGTTTGGAAAAGATAAGAAAGAGGACGAAAAAGGAACTAATTCTGAATGGTACAATACCAAATTACCATGGGATTTAAGGATAGCCTATTCCATGAATTATAACAACTCAAACCGACAAGATGAGATTGCTTCTCATTCCTTAATGGCTTCTGGAAACATTGAATTAGCTCCAAGATGGAAAGTTGGTTTTTCATCGGGATATGATTTTGTTCAAAAAGGAGTTACTTTCACGCAATTGCGTTTTGAACGAGATTTAGAAAGTTGGAGAATGAGTTTCAACTGGGTTCCTTTTGGAACTAATACCTATTGGGGTTTCTTTATTGGAATTTCATCTTCAATATTAAGCGACATTAAATACGATAAACGACAATTACCAGATCGTGTTTTTAGACAATAA
- the gap gene encoding type I glyceraldehyde-3-phosphate dehydrogenase has translation MSKVKLGINGFGRIGRIVFRETFNRDNVEVVAINDLLDVDHLAYLLKYDSVHGRFNGKVEVIDGKLFVNDKFIRVTAERDPKLIKWDDASVDVDVVAECTGIFTTLETAQAHIDGGAKKVVISAPSADAPMFVMGVNHTQVKASDTIVSNASCTTNCLAPLAKVIHDNFGIVEGLMTTVHASTATQMVADGPSKKDWRGGRAASVNIIPSSTGAAKAVGKVIPALNGKLTGMSFRVPTVDVSVVDLTVKLVKETTYEEIMKVLKSASENEMKGVLGFTEDDVVSQDFVSDTRTSIVDAKAGIGLNSTFFKLVSWYDNEYGYSSKLIDLSVHIAGLK, from the coding sequence ATGTCAAAAGTAAAATTAGGAATAAACGGATTCGGAAGAATTGGAAGAATTGTTTTCAGAGAAACGTTTAACAGAGATAATGTAGAAGTAGTTGCTATTAACGATTTATTAGATGTAGATCATTTGGCTTATTTATTAAAATACGATTCTGTACATGGTCGTTTTAATGGAAAAGTGGAAGTAATTGATGGAAAACTATTTGTAAATGATAAATTTATTAGAGTTACTGCAGAAAGAGATCCTAAATTAATTAAATGGGATGATGCTTCTGTTGATGTGGATGTGGTAGCAGAATGTACAGGTATTTTTACAACCCTTGAAACAGCTCAAGCTCATATTGATGGTGGCGCTAAAAAAGTAGTTATTTCAGCTCCTTCAGCAGATGCACCAATGTTTGTAATGGGGGTAAATCATACTCAAGTTAAAGCATCAGATACGATTGTTTCTAATGCTTCATGTACTACAAACTGTTTAGCTCCTTTAGCAAAAGTTATTCATGATAATTTTGGAATTGTAGAAGGATTAATGACAACCGTTCATGCTTCTACAGCTACTCAAATGGTTGCTGACGGACCTTCTAAAAAAGATTGGAGAGGTGGTCGTGCTGCTTCTGTAAATATAATTCCTTCTTCAACAGGTGCCGCTAAGGCAGTTGGTAAAGTAATTCCTGCTTTAAACGGAAAACTTACTGGAATGTCATTCCGTGTGCCTACAGTTGATGTTTCTGTGGTAGATTTAACGGTAAAATTAGTCAAAGAAACTACATATGAAGAAATCATGAAAGTTTTAAAATCGGCATCAGAAAATGAGATGAAAGGAGTTTTAGGCTTCACTGAAGACGATGTTGTATCTCAAGATTTTGTATCAGATACAAGAACATCAATTGTAGATGCAAAGGCTGGAATTGGATTAAATTCAACCTTTTTCAAACTAGTATCTTGGTATGATAATGAATATGGCTATTCTAGTAAATTAATCGACTTATCGGTACATATTGCAGGTTTAAAATAA
- a CDS encoding RidA family protein, with amino-acid sequence MKKIIFTDKAPAPIGPYNQAILVDTTLYTSGQIALDPVTMELVLDDIETETKRVMDNLKAVLEAADMTFENVIKSTIFIMNMADFALINKVYGSYFNEETAPARETVQVACLPKNVNIEISMIAVKY; translated from the coding sequence ATGAAAAAAATAATTTTTACAGACAAAGCTCCGGCACCTATCGGCCCTTATAATCAAGCAATTTTAGTAGATACTACTTTATACACCTCTGGTCAAATTGCTTTAGACCCTGTAACCATGGAATTGGTTTTAGATGATATTGAAACAGAAACAAAACGTGTTATGGATAACCTAAAAGCTGTTTTAGAAGCTGCCGATATGACCTTTGAAAATGTAATAAAGTCTACTATTTTTATTATGAATATGGCCGATTTTGCTCTAATTAATAAGGTTTACGGAAGTTACTTTAACGAAGAAACTGCTCCAGCTAGAGAAACTGTGCAAGTAGCATGTTTGCCAAAAAATGTAAATATTGAAATATCAATGATAGCGGTGAAATATTAA